A window of the Sphaerobacter thermophilus DSM 20745 genome harbors these coding sequences:
- a CDS encoding acylphosphatase: MPEEKARLRCVVEGRVQGVGFRAFVVRTATALGLSGWVRNREDGRSVETVADGPVEALERFRAALREGPPGAVVNRMTCEWLEPGPEFQGFTIRR, from the coding sequence GTGCCGGAGGAGAAGGCCCGTCTGCGCTGTGTCGTCGAGGGCCGCGTGCAGGGCGTCGGCTTCCGCGCTTTCGTCGTGCGTACCGCCACCGCGCTCGGGCTGAGCGGGTGGGTGCGCAACCGTGAGGACGGGCGCTCCGTTGAGACGGTAGCCGATGGCCCGGTAGAGGCGCTGGAGCGGTTCCGCGCCGCGTTGCGGGAGGGACCGCCGGGTGCTGTGGTGAACCGGATGACCTGCGAATGGTTGGAACCGGGACCGGAGTTTCAGGGGTTCACAATTCGCCGCTGA